The following are encoded together in the Serratia sp. UGAL515B_01 genome:
- a CDS encoding RidA family protein: MNIERIDPAQRWSEAVIHNEIIYYTSVPENLDDDATAQTANALAAIDVLLARVGSDKSRILDATIFLADSDDFAAMNAAWDAWVVAGNAPVRCTVQARLMNPKFKVEIKIIAAL, translated from the coding sequence ATGAATATCGAACGAATTGATCCAGCACAGCGTTGGTCTGAAGCCGTGATCCACAATGAAATCATTTACTACACCAGCGTACCAGAAAACCTAGATGATGATGCAACTGCGCAAACGGCTAATGCTTTAGCCGCTATTGATGTATTGCTTGCCCGTGTTGGGTCAGATAAAAGCCGGATTTTAGACGCAACCATTTTTCTGGCAGATAGCGATGATTTTGCTGCAATGAATGCGGCATGGGACGCCTGGGTAGTCGCAGGCAATGCACCTGTACGTTGTACCGTTCAAGCTCGTCTGATGAACCCAAAATTCAAAGTTGAAATAAAGATTATTGCCGCTCTCTAA
- the znuC gene encoding zinc ABC transporter ATP-binding protein ZnuC: MSTLATLKNISVSFDTKRVLANISLNLQSGRILTLLGPNGAGKSTLVRVVLGLIEPTEGEILCQPGLRIGYVPQKLHLDATLPLTVSRFMRLKPSVKKADILPALKRVHAAHLLDQPMQKLSGGENQRVLLARALLNNPQLLVLDEPTQGVDVNGQLALYDLIEQLRKELGCAVLMVSHDLHLVMAKTDEVLCLNQHVCCSGTPEVVSMHPEFIAMFGHRGAEQLAIYRHNHNHRHDLQGRIVLKKNGATKHD; the protein is encoded by the coding sequence ATGTCTACACTGGCAACACTTAAAAATATCTCTGTGTCGTTTGATACCAAACGCGTGCTGGCAAATATCTCCCTCAACTTGCAATCAGGGCGCATTCTGACTTTACTAGGGCCTAATGGAGCAGGTAAATCAACGCTGGTTCGCGTAGTGCTTGGCCTGATTGAGCCTACAGAAGGCGAAATCTTATGCCAACCAGGGCTACGCATTGGTTATGTCCCACAAAAACTGCATCTTGATGCAACTCTTCCTTTGACGGTCAGCCGTTTCATGCGGCTCAAGCCCAGCGTAAAAAAAGCCGATATCCTTCCTGCGCTAAAACGAGTCCATGCTGCACATTTGCTCGATCAGCCCATGCAAAAACTTTCTGGTGGTGAAAACCAGCGGGTGCTTCTGGCAAGAGCGTTGTTAAATAACCCACAGCTTTTGGTGCTGGACGAACCGACACAAGGAGTAGACGTTAATGGCCAGTTAGCTTTGTACGATTTGATCGAACAATTGCGTAAGGAATTGGGTTGTGCAGTGTTGATGGTTTCCCATGACTTGCATCTGGTAATGGCGAAAACTGACGAAGTATTATGCCTTAATCAACACGTTTGTTGTTCAGGCACACCAGAAGTTGTATCGATGCATCCTGAATTCATCGCCATGTTTGGTCATCGAGGAGCAGAACAGTTGGCAATCTATCGCCATAACCATAATCACCGTCATGATTTACAAGGAAGAATTGTGCTGAAGAAAAACGGAGCCACAAAGCATGATTGA
- the znuB gene encoding zinc ABC transporter permease subunit ZnuB: MIELLLPGWLAGILLAAAAGPLGSFVVWRRMSYFGDTLAHASLLGVAFGLLLDVNPFYAVIAVTLVLALMLVWLERRPQLSIDTLLGIMAHSALSLGLVVVALMSNVRVDLMAYLFGDLLSVTLNDIWMIGIGVMVVLLVLWWQWRDLLSMTISPEMAHVDGVNLPRARTILMLVTALTIGLAMKFVGALIITSLLIIPAATARRFACTPEQMASYAVLVGVISVTGGLTFSAFYDTPAGPSVVLSATALFVLSLSKKQLA, translated from the coding sequence ATGATTGAATTGTTACTTCCCGGCTGGTTGGCTGGGATTTTACTGGCTGCCGCCGCTGGGCCGCTGGGGTCGTTTGTCGTATGGCGGCGAATGTCATACTTTGGCGATACGCTGGCTCACGCTTCCCTACTTGGCGTGGCCTTCGGATTATTATTGGACGTCAATCCATTTTATGCCGTTATTGCCGTTACTCTGGTACTCGCACTGATGCTAGTCTGGCTGGAACGCCGACCACAGCTTTCAATAGACACGCTACTTGGTATCATGGCACACAGTGCACTTTCGCTGGGTTTGGTTGTTGTTGCACTTATGTCTAATGTACGTGTCGATCTGATGGCTTATTTATTCGGAGATCTGTTGTCGGTAACGTTGAACGATATCTGGATGATTGGTATTGGCGTCATGGTTGTTCTGCTCGTACTGTGGTGGCAGTGGCGTGACCTGTTGTCAATGACTATCAGCCCTGAAATGGCGCATGTTGATGGTGTTAATCTGCCGCGCGCGCGCACCATACTGATGTTAGTAACGGCATTGACCATTGGCTTGGCAATGAAGTTCGTTGGCGCGTTGATTATTACTTCATTGTTGATTATTCCCGCTGCAACTGCACGCCGTTTCGCATGCACCCCAGAACAAATGGCGAGTTACGCCGTATTAGTGGGGGTCATTTCGGTAACTGGCGGATTAACCTTCTCGGCTTTTTATGACACCCCTGCAGGCCCTTCAGTGGTGTTAAGTGCAACTGCGCTGTTTGTGCTGAGTTTATCGAAAAAACAGCTGGCGTGA
- a CDS encoding bifunctional 4-hydroxy-2-oxoglutarate aldolase/2-dehydro-3-deoxy-phosphogluconate aldolase, translated as MKNWKTSAEQILTAGPVVPVIVINKLEHAVPLAKALVAGGIRVLEVTLRTPCAMDAIRVIAREVPEAIIGAGTVINSQQLHEVTESGAQFAISPGLTDNLLQAATAGSIPLIPGISTVSELMLGMDHGLREFKFFPAEANGGVKALQAIAGPFPQVRFCPTGGITPNNYRDYLALKSVLCIGGSWLVPADALEKGDYARITELSREAVKGANL; from the coding sequence ATGAAAAACTGGAAAACCAGTGCTGAACAGATCCTGACGGCAGGCCCAGTTGTTCCGGTGATTGTGATCAACAAACTTGAACATGCCGTTCCGTTGGCTAAAGCACTGGTCGCAGGTGGCATACGCGTACTGGAAGTTACTTTGCGTACGCCCTGCGCGATGGATGCAATTCGTGTGATCGCCAGGGAAGTTCCTGAAGCTATTATTGGTGCGGGAACGGTGATTAATTCACAACAACTGCATGAAGTGACAGAGAGCGGGGCACAGTTTGCCATCAGCCCGGGTTTGACAGACAATTTGTTGCAAGCAGCGACTGCAGGCAGTATTCCCTTGATCCCAGGTATCAGTACTGTTTCTGAACTGATGTTAGGCATGGATCATGGTTTGCGCGAGTTTAAGTTTTTCCCAGCTGAAGCCAACGGTGGCGTAAAGGCATTGCAAGCGATTGCTGGGCCTTTCCCTCAAGTTCGCTTCTGCCCAACCGGGGGGATCACACCGAATAACTATCGTGACTATTTGGCATTGAAAAGCGTGCTATGTATCGGTGGTTCGTGGTTAGTCCCTGCAGATGCGTTGGAAAAAGGTGATTATGCACGCATCACTGAATTGTCGCGTGAAGCAGTCAAGGGCGCAAACCTGTAA
- the mepM gene encoding murein DD-endopeptidase MepM, translating to MQKIVRTITLAYNNLPRPHRVMLGSLTVVTLAVAVWRPSVYHPESEYSPITKTVELESNQLRSIVPEASEPLDTDQAIPDDEIPQDELDQKVSGDEGVHEYVVSTGDTLGSILTQYGIEMSDVSLLASQYRDLRNLKIGQQLSWTLNAAGDLQQLTWEVSRRETRTYERVGNAFKETKENQKGEWRNTVLSGKLNGSFVSSANAAGLTRAEINAVIKALQWQLDFRKLRKGDQFAVLMSREEFDGKSEQSQLLGVHFRSSGKDYYAIRAEDGKFYDRQGSGLARGFMRFPTMKQFRISSNFNPRRVNPVTGRIAPHKGVDFAMPAGTPVLAVGDGEVVIAKRSGAAGNYVAIRHGRQYTTRYMHLKKLLVKPGQKVKRGDRIALSGNTGRSTGPHLHYELWTNQQAVNPLTAKLPRSEGLSGKDRSDYLEQVKEVVPQLQID from the coding sequence GTGCAGAAGATAGTACGAACTATCACTCTGGCGTATAACAATCTGCCTCGGCCCCATCGCGTAATGCTGGGGTCGTTGACAGTCGTGACATTGGCCGTTGCTGTTTGGCGGCCTTCTGTTTATCACCCAGAATCAGAATATAGTCCTATTACTAAAACTGTTGAGTTAGAGTCCAATCAGTTGCGTTCAATAGTGCCTGAAGCCAGTGAACCACTCGATACCGATCAGGCAATACCCGATGACGAGATCCCGCAGGATGAGCTTGACCAGAAGGTTTCAGGTGATGAGGGTGTGCATGAATATGTTGTTTCCACAGGCGATACGCTAGGCAGCATTCTTACCCAATATGGTATAGAAATGTCCGATGTTTCGTTACTGGCTTCGCAGTATCGCGATTTGCGTAACCTGAAGATTGGCCAGCAACTTTCATGGACACTCAATGCTGCTGGCGATCTGCAACAGTTAACCTGGGAGGTTTCCAGGCGTGAAACGCGCACTTATGAGCGCGTGGGTAATGCTTTTAAAGAAACTAAGGAAAATCAAAAGGGAGAGTGGCGCAACACTGTACTGAGTGGCAAATTAAATGGCAGTTTTGTGAGTAGTGCCAATGCTGCCGGTCTTACCCGCGCTGAAATCAATGCGGTAATTAAAGCATTACAGTGGCAACTTGATTTTCGCAAATTGCGTAAGGGCGATCAGTTCGCTGTGCTAATGTCACGCGAAGAGTTCGATGGCAAGAGCGAACAAAGCCAACTGTTAGGTGTACATTTTCGCAGCAGTGGCAAAGACTATTATGCGATCCGTGCCGAAGATGGCAAATTTTATGATCGTCAGGGGTCTGGATTAGCTCGCGGGTTTATGCGCTTCCCGACCATGAAACAGTTTCGTATCTCATCCAATTTTAATCCACGCCGTGTAAACCCAGTAACCGGGCGTATTGCCCCGCATAAAGGCGTCGATTTTGCTATGCCTGCCGGTACGCCTGTACTGGCGGTTGGTGATGGTGAAGTTGTTATTGCTAAGCGAAGCGGTGCAGCGGGGAATTATGTGGCGATACGTCATGGCCGCCAATACACTACCCGCTATATGCACCTGAAAAAACTGCTGGTCAAACCCGGACAAAAAGTTAAACGTGGTGATCGCATAGCACTCTCTGGTAACACTGGGCGTTCAACGGGGCCACATCTACATTATGAATTGTGGACTAACCAGCAAGCGGTGAACCCGTTAACAGCAAAATTGCCACGCTCTGAAGGTTTGAGTGGTAAAGATCGAAGTGATTATTTGGAACAAGTAAAAGAAGTGGTTCCACAGCTACAGATCGATTAA
- the zwf gene encoding glucose-6-phosphate dehydrogenase, translated as MAVTSTAQACDLVIFGAKGDLARRKLLPSLYQLEKAGHIHPNTRIIGVGRAEWDRETYIKVVKEALDTFVKEKINDELWARLSARLDFCNLDVNDSKNFSHLGKMLDQKNRTTINYFAMPPSTFGAICQGLGEAKLNKEPTRVVMEKPLGTDLASSRVINDQVAEYFNECQVYRIDHYLGKETVLNLLALRFANSLFASNWDNRTIDHVQITVAEEVGIEGRWGYFDQAGQMRDMIQNHLLQILTMIAMSPPADLTTDRIRDEKVKVLRSLRRIDHNNVRETTVRGQYTAGFVQGKKVPGYLEEEGANKSSSTETFVSIRVDIDNWQWAGVPFYLRTGKRLPTKCSEVVVYFKNPPLNLFRDSYQQLPQNKLTIRLQPDEGIDIQVLNKVPGLDHKHRLQTTKLDLSFSETFNQEHVADAYERLLLETMRGIQALFVRRDEVEEAWKWVDSIMEAWKADNEAPKPYQSGTWGPVASVAMITRDGRSWNEFE; from the coding sequence ATGGCAGTAACCTCTACAGCCCAGGCATGTGACCTGGTTATTTTCGGCGCTAAAGGTGATTTGGCGCGTCGTAAACTGCTGCCTTCCCTGTATCAATTAGAGAAAGCCGGTCACATTCACCCGAATACCCGCATTATCGGCGTAGGTCGTGCCGAGTGGGATAGAGAAACTTATATCAAGGTAGTTAAGGAGGCGCTTGACACGTTTGTCAAAGAAAAAATTAATGACGAGCTGTGGGCTAGGTTGAGTGCCCGTCTGGATTTTTGCAATCTTGATGTCAATGACAGCAAGAACTTCTCCCATCTTGGCAAGATGCTGGATCAGAAGAATCGTACCACCATCAACTATTTTGCTATGCCACCAAGCACTTTTGGCGCTATCTGCCAAGGTCTCGGAGAGGCCAAACTAAATAAAGAACCGACACGTGTGGTCATGGAAAAGCCGCTTGGCACCGATCTGGCATCCTCTCGTGTTATTAACGATCAAGTGGCTGAGTATTTTAACGAATGTCAGGTTTATCGTATCGACCATTATCTGGGTAAAGAGACGGTACTTAACCTGTTAGCACTGCGTTTTGCCAACTCATTGTTCGCGTCAAATTGGGATAATCGTACTATCGATCATGTACAAATCACTGTGGCGGAAGAGGTGGGAATTGAAGGTCGTTGGGGATACTTTGATCAGGCTGGCCAGATGCGGGACATGATTCAAAACCATCTTTTGCAGATCCTGACCATGATTGCTATGTCCCCACCGGCAGATCTGACTACAGATCGTATCCGTGACGAAAAGGTTAAGGTGTTACGCTCGTTGCGTCGTATCGATCATAATAATGTCCGCGAAACCACGGTGCGTGGTCAGTACACTGCAGGTTTTGTCCAGGGTAAGAAAGTCCCCGGCTATCTGGAAGAAGAAGGGGCTAATAAGAGCAGCAGTACAGAAACTTTCGTTTCCATTCGTGTTGATATTGACAATTGGCAATGGGCTGGTGTGCCGTTCTACCTTCGGACCGGTAAGCGCTTACCTACCAAGTGTTCTGAAGTCGTAGTCTACTTTAAAAATCCACCGTTGAATCTTTTCCGAGACTCATATCAACAACTGCCACAGAACAAACTAACGATTCGCCTGCAACCAGATGAGGGGATTGATATTCAGGTTCTTAATAAGGTTCCTGGTCTTGATCACAAGCATCGCCTTCAAACCACCAAGTTGGATCTGAGTTTCTCCGAAACCTTTAACCAAGAACACGTTGCAGACGCTTATGAACGTCTGCTTTTAGAAACCATGCGTGGGATCCAAGCGTTATTTGTGCGTCGTGATGAAGTAGAAGAGGCATGGAAGTGGGTAGACTCTATTATGGAAGCGTGGAAAGCAGACAATGAAGCACCTAAACCTTATCAGTCGGGAACTTGGGGCCCTGTTGCTTCCGTTGCTATGATTACCCGCGATGGCCGTTCCTGGAATGAGTTCGAATAA
- a CDS encoding MurR/RpiR family transcriptional regulator, giving the protein MNTLEKIQGHLELLSKSERKVAEVILAAPQTAIHSSIAKLAKMADVSEPTVNRFCRRLDTKGFPDFKLHLAQSLANGTPYVNRNVEEDDSADAYTSKIFESVMASLDTVKANLDISAINRAVDLLTQAKKISFFGLGASAAVAHDAMNKFFRFNIPVVYFDDIVMQRMDCMNSSEGDVVVLISHTGRTKNLVEMAHLARDNDATVIAITSRDTPLAKEASLALLLDVPEDTDVYMPMVSRIAQLTLIDVLATGFTLRRGPKFRDNLKRVKEALKESRFDKDAIITNRF; this is encoded by the coding sequence ATGAATACGCTGGAAAAAATCCAGGGCCATCTGGAGCTACTGAGCAAATCTGAAAGGAAAGTTGCTGAAGTGATCCTAGCCGCACCGCAAACCGCGATTCATTCCAGTATCGCCAAGCTGGCAAAAATGGCAGACGTCAGTGAGCCTACCGTCAACCGTTTTTGTCGCCGCCTTGATACCAAAGGGTTCCCTGACTTCAAACTCCACTTGGCTCAGAGCTTGGCAAACGGCACACCTTATGTGAACCGTAACGTTGAAGAAGACGACAGCGCCGATGCCTACACCAGTAAAATCTTTGAGTCAGTAATGGCTAGCCTTGATACAGTAAAAGCAAATCTTGATATTAGCGCTATCAATCGTGCGGTTGACCTGCTCACGCAGGCAAAAAAAATCTCTTTCTTTGGATTGGGTGCTTCGGCAGCCGTTGCCCACGATGCGATGAACAAATTCTTCCGTTTCAACATCCCCGTTGTCTATTTTGACGATATTGTCATGCAACGCATGGATTGCATGAACTCGTCGGAAGGTGACGTCGTGGTGTTGATTTCACATACTGGGCGCACCAAAAATCTAGTAGAAATGGCCCACCTGGCACGGGACAATGACGCGACCGTGATCGCCATAACCTCTCGTGACACCCCCTTAGCCAAAGAGGCCTCCCTCGCTCTGCTGCTCGATGTACCAGAAGATACTGACGTTTATATGCCGATGGTATCGCGTATCGCTCAGTTAACGCTCATCGATGTACTGGCAACTGGATTTACCTTGCGTAGAGGACCTAAATTCAGGGATAACTTGAAACGGGTCAAGGAAGCGTTGAAAGAATCGCGTTTTGATAAAGACGCGATCATTACCAACCGTTTTTAG
- the lpxM gene encoding lauroyl-Kdo(2)-lipid IV(A) myristoyltransferase (LpxM is lauroyl-Kdo(2)-lipid IV(A) myristoyltransferase, an enzyme characterized in Escherichia coli and involved in biosynthesis of the form of lipid A found in that species and some closely related species.): MQKENKSNVEFIPQFEKAFYHPRYWGVWLGTGLMAAISLIPAPMRDPILGAIGKFAGKVAKGARRRARINLLYCLPELPESEREHIIDEMFATAPQSMVLMAELACTNPERVLKRVRWHGEDVLEKIRQEGRNVIFLVPHGWAVDVPAMLMAAKGQPMAAMFHNQSNPLVDYLWNSVRRKFGGRMHARNDGIKPFISSVRQGYWGYYLPDQDHGAEHSEFVDFFATYKATLPAVGRLMKVCKAAIVPLFPVYNGKTSMLDITICAPMDDLAEADEQRIARRMNEEVEDLVGPNPEQYTWILKLLKTRKAGEMEPYMRDDLYR; the protein is encoded by the coding sequence ATGCAAAAAGAGAATAAATCGAACGTAGAGTTCATCCCGCAATTTGAAAAGGCTTTCTATCATCCGCGCTACTGGGGCGTTTGGTTGGGAACTGGGCTAATGGCCGCTATTTCGCTGATCCCTGCGCCCATGCGCGATCCCATATTGGGGGCGATCGGTAAGTTTGCTGGCAAAGTTGCCAAAGGTGCTCGCCGCCGTGCTCGTATCAATCTACTTTATTGCCTGCCTGAATTACCCGAAAGTGAACGTGAACATATAATTGATGAAATGTTCGCAACCGCACCACAATCTATGGTTCTGATGGCAGAACTGGCCTGCACCAACCCAGAAAGAGTGCTAAAACGTGTTCGCTGGCATGGTGAGGATGTGCTGGAGAAAATTCGTCAGGAAGGCCGCAATGTGATTTTTTTAGTGCCACATGGTTGGGCCGTAGATGTTCCTGCGATGCTAATGGCTGCAAAGGGGCAACCTATGGCAGCTATGTTCCATAACCAAAGTAACCCACTGGTAGACTACTTGTGGAATTCTGTGCGTCGCAAATTTGGTGGTAGGATGCATGCGCGTAATGATGGTATCAAACCATTTATCAGCTCTGTTCGTCAGGGATATTGGGGTTACTATTTGCCAGATCAGGATCATGGTGCAGAGCATAGTGAGTTTGTGGATTTTTTTGCTACATACAAAGCTACGCTCCCTGCCGTTGGTCGCCTGATGAAGGTTTGCAAAGCGGCGATTGTGCCGTTATTTCCGGTGTATAATGGAAAAACCAGTATGCTTGATATTACCATCTGTGCACCAATGGATGACCTTGCTGAAGCCGATGAGCAGCGAATTGCACGTCGTATGAACGAAGAGGTTGAAGACCTGGTTGGTCCAAATCCTGAACAATACACATGGATCTTGAAACTGCTGAAAACGCGTAAAGCAGGTGAGATGGAGCCTTACATGCGGGATGATTTATACCGCTAA
- the mdtI gene encoding multidrug/spermidine efflux SMR transporter subunit MdtI: protein MQQFELYHIGFLALAIVLEIVANIFLKMSNGFSRVWLGLLSLLSVLAAFSALAQAVKGIDLSVAYALWGGFGIAATIAAGWILFGQRLNAKGWFGLVLLLTGMVIIKLA from the coding sequence ATGCAACAGTTTGAGTTGTATCACATCGGCTTTTTGGCACTCGCCATCGTACTTGAGATAGTCGCCAATATTTTCCTGAAAATGTCTAATGGTTTTAGTAGGGTATGGCTGGGGTTGCTTTCTTTACTGTCGGTACTGGCTGCATTCAGTGCCTTGGCACAGGCCGTGAAGGGGATCGACCTTTCGGTAGCATATGCGCTGTGGGGAGGCTTTGGTATTGCAGCCACAATCGCTGCCGGTTGGATACTGTTTGGCCAACGGTTGAACGCGAAAGGTTGGTTTGGTTTGGTATTGTTGCTGACAGGAATGGTAATTATCAAACTGGCATAA
- the pyk gene encoding pyruvate kinase, producing the protein MSRRLRRTKIVTTLGPATDRDNNLEKIIAAGANVVRLNFSHGSAEDHLLRANKVREIAAKLGRHVAILGDLQGPKIRVSTFKEGKIFLNVGDKFLLDANLSKGEGDKEKVGIDYKGLPNDVVPGDVLLLDDGRVQLKVLEVQGMKVFTEVTVGGPLSNNKGINKLGGGLSAEALTEKDKADIITAAKIGVDYLAVSFPRTGEDLNYARRLARDAGCNAKIVSKVERAEAVSSDEAMDDIILASDVVMVARGDLGVEIGDPELVGIQKKLIRRARTLNRAVITATQMMESMITNPMPTRAEVMDVANAVLDGTDAVMLSAETAAGQYPAETVAAMARVCLGAEKIPSINVSKHRLEVQFDNVEEAIAMSTMYAANHLKGVTAIIAMTESGRTALMMSRISSGLPIFAMSRHEHTLNLTALYRGVTPVYFGSHSDGVVAANDAVSRLREKGYLVSGDLVLVTQGDVMGTVGTTNTSRILRVE; encoded by the coding sequence ATGTCCAGACGGCTCAGAAGAACCAAAATCGTAACCACACTGGGTCCAGCTACTGACCGCGACAATAATCTGGAAAAGATCATTGCCGCTGGTGCAAACGTAGTTAGGCTTAACTTTTCCCATGGTAGTGCAGAAGATCACCTGCTCCGTGCAAACAAGGTGCGTGAGATTGCTGCAAAATTAGGGCGTCATGTCGCTATCCTGGGCGATCTTCAAGGGCCGAAAATCCGCGTATCCACCTTTAAGGAAGGAAAAATCTTCCTTAACGTTGGCGATAAATTCCTACTTGATGCCAATCTGTCAAAAGGTGAAGGCGATAAAGAAAAAGTAGGTATCGACTATAAAGGTCTGCCTAACGATGTGGTTCCTGGTGATGTGCTCTTACTAGATGATGGCCGCGTACAGTTGAAAGTACTCGAAGTTCAGGGCATGAAAGTGTTTACCGAGGTCACAGTAGGCGGTCCACTCTCGAATAATAAAGGCATCAACAAACTGGGTGGTGGGCTATCCGCTGAAGCGTTAACAGAAAAAGACAAGGCTGATATCATCACTGCTGCCAAGATTGGCGTCGATTATCTTGCCGTTTCGTTTCCACGCACCGGTGAAGACCTTAACTATGCGCGTCGTTTGGCACGTGATGCAGGTTGTAACGCTAAAATTGTATCAAAGGTGGAACGAGCTGAGGCCGTATCCAGCGACGAAGCCATGGATGATATCATCTTGGCCTCTGACGTTGTGATGGTTGCTCGCGGCGATTTGGGAGTAGAAATCGGCGACCCAGAATTGGTTGGCATCCAGAAGAAACTAATCCGTCGGGCTCGCACACTGAACCGTGCCGTGATCACTGCTACGCAAATGATGGAGTCGATGATCACCAACCCGATGCCAACTCGTGCAGAAGTTATGGACGTGGCAAACGCCGTGCTAGATGGAACAGATGCGGTAATGTTATCTGCCGAAACGGCTGCGGGTCAGTATCCTGCGGAAACAGTTGCCGCTATGGCTCGCGTCTGCTTGGGTGCAGAAAAAATACCAAGCATCAACGTTTCAAAGCACCGTTTGGAAGTACAATTCGACAATGTCGAAGAAGCGATTGCCATGTCGACAATGTATGCCGCTAACCATCTTAAAGGGGTTACCGCCATCATTGCAATGACCGAATCTGGACGCACCGCACTCATGATGTCACGCATCAGTTCAGGCTTACCTATTTTCGCTATGTCACGCCATGAACATACGCTAAACCTAACGGCACTTTATCGTGGTGTTACCCCGGTTTACTTCGGTAGTCATAGTGATGGCGTAGTCGCTGCCAATGATGCAGTTAGCCGGTTACGTGAGAAAGGTTACCTGGTTTCTGGCGATTTGGTGCTCGTCACTCAAGGTGACGTTATGGGCACTGTTGGTACCACCAATACCAGCCGTATCCTACGCGTAGAATAA
- the znuA gene encoding zinc ABC transporter substrate-binding protein ZnuA: MTQKNKWLQCTLFASALMMVGSTTAAVVTSIRPLGFIASAIADGVMPTEVLLPDGASPHDYALRPSDIQRLRSADLVLWVGPDMEAFLTKSLTQLPAIKKLSLSELPAVKPLLMKGEDDDEHDHTSATHSHSENESEHHHGEYNMHVWLSPDVAKVTAIAIHDRLLELMPQNKDKLDVNLRQFEDQLAQTDKNIVNMLTPVQGKGYFVFHDAYGYFEKHYGLSPLGHFTVNPEIQPGAQRLHQIRTQLVEQKAVCIFAEPQFRPAVINAVAKGTKVRSGTLDPLGSGIALGKDSYGNFLTALSNQYVSCLK, encoded by the coding sequence ATGACACAGAAAAATAAATGGCTGCAATGTACATTGTTCGCAAGTGCTTTGATGATGGTTGGCAGCACAACGGCGGCGGTGGTGACGTCTATTCGCCCTTTAGGTTTCATTGCCTCGGCGATTGCCGATGGAGTAATGCCAACCGAGGTTTTATTGCCCGATGGCGCATCACCACATGACTATGCATTGCGTCCTTCTGATATTCAACGTCTGCGAAGTGCCGATCTCGTACTGTGGGTAGGCCCGGACATGGAGGCTTTCTTAACGAAATCTCTGACGCAACTTCCAGCCATCAAAAAACTGTCGCTCAGTGAACTGCCTGCTGTAAAACCGTTGTTGATGAAAGGTGAAGATGATGACGAACACGATCATACATCGGCAACGCATAGTCACTCGGAAAATGAAAGCGAACATCATCATGGTGAATATAATATGCATGTCTGGTTGTCTCCAGATGTAGCAAAAGTGACCGCGATCGCGATTCACGACAGATTATTGGAACTTATGCCGCAAAATAAGGACAAATTAGACGTAAACCTGCGCCAGTTCGAGGATCAGCTAGCGCAAACTGATAAAAATATTGTTAATATGCTTACGCCAGTGCAAGGTAAGGGATACTTTGTTTTTCACGATGCTTACGGCTACTTTGAGAAACACTACGGTTTGAGCCCTCTGGGTCATTTCACCGTTAACCCTGAAATTCAGCCTGGTGCACAGCGTTTACACCAAATTCGAACACAGTTGGTTGAACAGAAAGCAGTATGCATTTTTGCTGAACCACAATTTAGACCGGCCGTAATTAATGCCGTTGCTAAGGGGACGAAAGTGCGTTCTGGAACGCTGGACCCGCTTGGCAGTGGTATCGCATTGGGCAAAGACAGCTACGGAAACTTCCTCACAGCGCTGTCGAACCAGTACGTGAGCTGTCTGAAGTAA
- the mdtJ gene encoding multidrug/spermidine efflux SMR transporter subunit MdtJ: MIYWIFLGFAIVAEIIGTLSMKYASISGGMTGHIVMYVMITGSYIMLSVAIKRVALGVAYALWEGIGILFITLFSVMLFDEPISALKILGLIILLVGILLVKSGTHKTRKQVTPRGDNYATV, translated from the coding sequence ATGATTTATTGGATCTTTTTAGGTTTTGCCATTGTGGCTGAAATTATCGGTACTCTGTCCATGAAATATGCCAGCATCAGTGGCGGCATGACTGGGCATATTGTGATGTATGTGATGATTACCGGTTCTTATATCATGCTGTCAGTAGCGATAAAACGCGTGGCATTGGGGGTTGCTTATGCGCTATGGGAGGGAATTGGTATTCTGTTTATTACCCTGTTCAGCGTTATGCTATTCGATGAGCCGATTTCTGCACTAAAAATACTTGGGCTGATAATACTGCTCGTAGGGATACTGTTGGTGAAATCAGGTACTCATAAAACACGAAAACAGGTAACCCCGCGAGGTGATAACTATGCAACAGTTTGA